One Spinacia oleracea cultivar Varoflay chromosome 4, BTI_SOV_V1, whole genome shotgun sequence DNA segment encodes these proteins:
- the LOC130472219 gene encoding uncharacterized protein yields MEARISNLSPDTLPISCLVWNVQGAGDRTFVSALRDMVNTHQPNVLVLVKTHIGGSQAQHISFVLGYTGHSRVDAVGFSGGIWVYWRSKVVTVEPILKHNQHITMNITRIGASHTWARGLSPETRRSAWLDKALCNGDWGLRFDKAKVKHLLASHSDHCPIFISPNGFALMNSLSRPFRFQATWISHENFNDFVSEKWNNSSSLIHALSQLAEDLQEWNRNVFGNIFHQKRKILARIAGVQSTLSNNVNRGLIKLESKLRRELGEILDREETLWYQKSRIDGLKNRDRNTTFFNLSIIVRRWRNKIVGELCKGF; encoded by the exons ATGGAAGCAAGAATATCGAACTTGTCCCCGGATACTCTACCAATCTCTTGCTTGGTGTGGAACGTTCAAGGAGCAGGAGACCGCACCTTTGTCTCTGCACTCAGAGACATGGTTAACACCCATCAACCTAATGTTCTTGTCCTAGTAAAAACGCATATAGGAGGGAGTCAAGCACAACATATCTCGTTTGTGCTAGGCTACACTGGACACTCTAGAGTAGATGCAGTTGGATTTAGTGGCGGCATATGGGTTTATTGGAGATCGAAAGTCGTCACGGTGGAACCAATCCTCAAACACAACCAGCATATTACTATGAATATAACTCGGATTG GGGCCTCTCATACTTGGGCCCGGGGTCTATCACCAGAAACTCGAAGAAGTGCATGGCTCGACAAAGCCTTGTGTAATGGAGACTGGGGTTTGCGCTTCGACAAAGCCAAAGTTAAACATCTTCTTGCCTCCCATTCAGACCACTGCCCAATATTCATATCACCCAATGGCTTTGCACTAATGAACTCCCTTTCTCGCCCGTTTCGATTCCAAGCTACTTGGATAAGTCATGAAAATTTCAATGACTTTGTCTCTGAAAAATGGAATAACAGCAGTTCCCTTATACATGCTCTATCTCAATTAGCCGAGGATCTTCAAGAATGGAACAGGAACGTGTTTGGTAACATCTTCCATCAAAAACGCAAAATCTTAGCTAGGATTGCAGGAGTTCAGTCAACATTGTCAAATAATGTCAATCGAGGCCTGATTAAATTGGAGTCTAAGTTGAGACGAGAACTGGGCGAGATTCTTGACAGAGAAGAGACATTGTGGTATCAAAAATCCCGCATAGACGGGCTAAAGAACAGAGACAGGAACACCACTTTCTTCAACTTAAGCATTATTGTTCGAAGATGGAGGAACAAAATAGTGGGGGAACTTTGCAAAGGATTTTGA
- the LOC110799813 gene encoding uncharacterized protein At4g38062 — protein MDGVYKELEESKAVLEKLKEDYRIKTELSESLRRAQSDQLAKSQEAKLQIDKQAKELNDKSEELAELMKLYGEVKSKFHEMESSLKQVSSVNEKIRTDAGEKVQKLEGENRKLVSALEEATRRNDDLEKKLCACNKEIEGLKNLVSDSQRKCYEAEEKARAGRELRHRDEVISKLEEQSMSVQGQLKWKKEQFEHLEEAHKRLQDLFQSNNKDWASEKSNMLEEITTLQFKLDSQIRITEGLESRLKMCNQALAHEESRRKALEVQLSESKQCFESVFAEYEEAKTKFESLSTKRDEDIADLRNSVGMKEILLKEVEYRVTHLEQENKELLGSLKELQEAQINKRRVDPSLNKLRKKLKDLEQVHGNCSLALKEREAEWTSKMEKLMEDTKCNETELNRQTEQLEQLKMQLDNCYSAMEVSGEETSILLLMMKSELSDAYSKLFESEDQIEGFNKERREKHVAQHLEMGDCTPSKAQVHVKQSHEEIAFLTEKLDSINLLEERNTFLEFALAEHKQMLEESSNCQLHLKEQVNLMEVALKNLSVALEKSNSELAAKIGEVTQTEIELQSWKAKAESFRTCLEQSQELYKKRETSLLEQIQDLSKENSALYFKMEEQKHNVRDLQQTIISLDQELIEKEAATEAMKLEVVEAYKKGEHYVKILKERDATVESVRKEIEVVKEQSVGRESVAAESARLEAENKYELEKKDLCRTIAEKDEHIRCIQDFASSLEQDFMEAALFSFSQGIEDKISIVALEEALEKSEFHMKTELEIKNETIDVLEKEVSNLHGRFLVQEESLLHSKQSVKELKALMEFKKLDTEILLNKLKEEQIELKELVKDLEQEKEVATGSIKRLSSERNNLLTNIEEICEQFGGFCTEDVKLEGMLGKMLQTCEEDDILTSDDLISNKISNNVHTDVKKEVDRSPLREINQ, from the coding sequence ATGGACGGAGTGTACAAGGAGTTGGAAGAATCAAAAGCGGTGTTGGAGAAGCTGAAGGAGGACTATAGGATCAAAACCGAACTTTCTGAGAGTCTAAGGAGAGCTCAGTCAGACCAGCTAGCTAAAAGTCAAGAAGCAAAGTTGCAAATTGATAAGCAGGCAAAGGAACTGAATGACAAATCAGAGGAGTTAGCTGAGTTGATGAAGCTCTATGGAGAGGTCAAATCTAAATTCCATGAAATGGAATCATCTCTTAAGCAAGTCAGTTCTGTGAATGAAAAAATCCGGACTGATGCTGGGGAGAAGGTGCAAAAGTTGGAAGGAGAAAACAGAAAATTGGTGTCAGCTTTGGAGGAAGCGACAAGAAGAAATGACGACTTGGAAAAGAAGCTTTGCGCTTGCAACAAAGAGATTGAAGGTTTAAAAAACCTTGTATCCGATTCACAACGGAAGTGCTATGAAGCAGAAGAAAAGGCTCGGGCAGGAAGGGAATTAAGACACAGAGATGAAGTAATCTCAAAATTGGAGGAGCAAAGCATGAGTGTCCAAGGTCAGCTAAAATGGAAGAAAGAGCAGTTTGAACATCTTGAAGAAGCTCATAAGCGGCTTCAAGATCTGTTCCAGTCAAACAACAAGGATTGGGCATCTGAAAAATCGAATATGTTGGAAGAGATAACGACATTGCAGTTTAAATTGGATTCTCAAATTAGAATCACTGAAGGCCTTGAATCCCGGCTAAAGATGTGCAATCAAGCTCTGGCGCATGAGGAAAGCCGAAGGAAGGCGTTAGAAGTTCAATTGTCAGAATCAAAACAGTGCTTCGAAAGTGTTTTTGCGGAGTATGAGGAAGCGAAAACAAAGTTTGAAAGCCTCAGCACAAAACGTGATGAAGATATTGCAGATTTGAGGAATTCTGTTGGGATGAAAGAGATATTATTGAAGGAGGTTGAGTACAGGGTTACCCACCTTGAGCAAGAGAACAAGGAGCTTCTTGGATCTTTGAAAGAGCTACAGGAAGCTCAAATCAACAAGAGAAGAGTGGACCCTTCTCTCAATAAACTTCGCAAAAAGCTGAAAGATTTGGAGCAGGTGCACGGCAATTGTTCTCTGGCTTTGAAAGAAAGAGAAGCTGAATGGACATCCAAAATGGAGAAGCTGATGGAAGATACAAAATGTAATGAAACTGAGTTAAATAGACAAACTGAACAACTGGAGCAACTGAAGATGCAGTTGGATAATTGTTACTCTGCAATGGAGGTTTCAGGTGAAGAGACTTCCATACTTCTCTTAATGATGAAGTCTGAACTTTCTGATGCTTACTCAAAGCTCTTCGAGTCAGAAGATCAGATTGAAGGATTCAACAAGGAAAGAAGAGAGAAGCATGTAGCTCAGCATTTGGAGATGGGAGACTGCACTCCATCAAAGGCTCAAGTTCATGTGAAGCAGTCGCATGAGGAAATTGCATTTCTTACAGAAAAGCTGGATTCTATAAACCTTTTGGAAGAGCGTAATACCTTTTTGGAGTTCGCTCTTGCAGAGCACAAACAGATGCTTGAAGAGTCATCGAACTGCCAACTTCACTTGAAAGAACAAGTTAACCTGATGGAAGTTGCTCTCAAGAATTTGTCCGTTGCTTTAGAAAAATCGAATTCTGAATTGGCAGCAAAGATAGGTGAGGTTACGCAGACAGAGATAGAACTGCAGTCATGGAAAGCTAAAGCAGAAAGCTTTAGAACATGCCTTGAACAAAGTCAGGAGTTGTATAAGAAAAGGGAAACATCCCTTCTTGAACAAATTCAGGATCTTAGTAAAGAGAACAGTGCTTTATATTTCAAAATGGAAGAACAAAAGCATAATGTTAGAGATCTCCAGCAGACAATCATTTCTCTGGACCAAGAGTTGATAGAAAAAGAAGCAGCTACAGAGGCAATGAAATTAGAGGTGGTAGAAGCATACAAGAAAGGTGAGCACTACGTCAAAATCCTAAAAGAAAGAGATGCAACAGTTGAAAGCGTGAGGAAAGAGATAGAAGTAGTGAAGGAACAATCTGTGGGAAGGGAATCAGTAGCAGCTGAATCTGCCAGGCTTGAAGCAGAGAACAAATATGAACTTGAAAAGAAAGATCTGTGTAGGACTATAGCAGAAAAGGATGAGCACATAAGGTGTATTCAGGATTTTGCTTCATCATTAGAACAGGATTTCATGGAAGCAGCTCTCTTTTCCTTCTCACAAGGTATAGAAGATAAGATTAGCATTGTTGCACTTGAAGAAGCTTTAGAAAAGTCTGAATTCCACATGAAAACTGAGTTGGAAATAAAGAATGAGACAATTGATGTACTGGAAAAAGAGGTCAGTAATCTGCATGGAAGATTTTTGGTTCAAGAAGAGTCTTTGCTTCACTCAAAACAATCAGTTAAAGAGCTCAAAGCTCTGATGGAGTTTAAGAAGCTAGATACAGAGATATTGTTGAACAAGTTGAAGGAGGAGCAAATTGAGTTGAAGGAACTCGTGAAAGATCTTGAACAAGAGAAAGAGGTTGCTACAGGCAGCATCAAAAGGCTGTCTTCTGAAAGGAATAACCTGCTCACAAACATTGAAGAAATCTGTGAGCAATTTGGTGGTTTCTGTACAGAGGATGTAAAGCTTGAGGGAATGTTGGGGAAGATGTTGCAGACTTGTGAAGAAGATGATATTTTGACATCAGATGATTTAATATCAAATAAAATTTCTAATAACGTGCATACTGATGTGAAGAAGGAAGTTGACAGATCTCCATTAAGAGAGATTAACCAATAG
- the LOC110799805 gene encoding uncharacterized protein yields the protein MRNAEGEGEISQPRNSPPDSPSPHQSRPTSNTKPDAKLRRRNAPFLIVCKCFSVITALSAILCIAVNILSAFRSFKNGSDVFDGIFRCYAVALAIFVVLAETEWSLIFRFWKVLEYWPGRSMLQIFVAVMTRAFSDFIGKQRDIVLLQSIASYLLLSCGVVYLVSGILCIGVIKRSLEEKEISRDQAVKDLEELEKKRHELEALLIEEENV from the exons atgaggaaCGCTGAAGGAGAAGGCGAAATCTCACAACCCCGTAACTCGCCCCCCGACTCACCGTCGCCGCACCAGTCTCGTCCCACGTCCAACACGAAACCCGACGCAAAATTGAGGCGCAGAAACGCGCCGTTTTTGATCGTTTGTAAATGTTTCAGCGTCATCACTGCTTTATCTGCTATTCTATGTATTGCCGTCAATATTCTCTCTGCTTTTCGTTCCTTCAAGAACGGATCTGAT gtttttgatGGGATTTTCCGATGTTATGCGGTGGCGCTAGCAATTTTTGTGGTTTTGGCTGAGACGGAGTGGAGTCTCATTTTCAGATTCTGGAAG GTGTTGGAGTATTGGCCTGGCAGAAGCATGCTACAGATCTT CGTTGCTGTTATGACTAGGGCATTCTCTGACTTCATTGGAAAGCAGCGCGACATAGTTCTTCTTCAGAGCATAGCAAGCTATCTGCTGCTTTCTTGCGGTGTTGTGTATCTTGTATCG GGAATCCTTTGCATTGGTGTTATCAAGCGTTCCCTCGAAGAAAAAGAAATTAGTAGGGATCAAGCAGTTAAGGATCTGGAG GAACTGGAGAAGAAACGGCATGAGCTTGAAGCTTTGCTAATTGAAGAAGAAAACGTTTGA
- the LOC110784009 gene encoding uncharacterized protein, translating to MTHLFFADDALLFFNATNESCCAVSNILQRFCGISGQQLNLQKSLFKVSPNTPEESRLRFKGILKMELVQNIGTHLGVPIDLVGKKHSNFHFIVDKVAVKISAWNSCNLSQSQKLVLINSVLLAMASHVFSCMEVPLSISSKLDSIITRFFWAGRAGSGFHWVNRRTLQIPRGLGGLGIRNASCLNKALLMRQVWRLNNNPLSLLAGVVDRKFLKPLRTGIKASLIGRRLSWGMRGLGRASNLVLEGCNWKVGNGKSIVAGRDKWVNGGTPVFSSNVTLRQAKDWKVHHFLLPSGEGWNLAEINSRFEFLDARRILSMELPSSNAEDFLYWKYHISGKLSVKSAYAMLVLGDSSDYGLNSESVFYKSLWSMKILPKWKMFFWKLLHNGIATKANLGRRGVQLSMVCDECNAGDEDLQHLFRFCKFAQDVWRSGSLAIHSNFNEAMSFQEWNNRVFRGQSTSSSAMHNCIKSGLDQISILHQHPSPYLRFFHPPEVDPIFPPGFSRIILSGSEDGNPTTIIVSDGSWFKSSKIAGMGWYLDRQQVPSDRILGGAQPGLTSSALHSEVLACLLSLRWASQAGFNRVTIFTDSLRLVDLLRSMEIADINLIWTLAEIQRIGKTFLWCCINKVDRQRVHQAHKLAKAASTLSSYSASLFEALNLNFMAYSKTLPSGEVMIMQASDPVTAAKPSTEICHVPRVPKLLPLSSGKHRFIIVADHLPLAWRWSEDFSGGSLPPQMPFSALPPHLNSLFPFSNYKKGRDFSADLLMNLVSAAIFPVNLWMSLTLLGFVKLLWVGIDSPFTN from the exons ATGACTCATCTTTTCTTTGCGGATGACGCTCTTCTTTTCTTCAATGCTACAAATGAAAGTTGTTGTGCAGTCTCGAACATTCTTCAAAGGTTTTGTGGAATCTCAGGTCAACAACTTAACTTGCAGAAATCTCTTTTTAAAGTAAGTCCGAATACTCCTGAGGAAAGTCGGCTTCGTTTCAAAGGTATTTTAAAGATGGAATTGGTTCAGAATATAGGAACTCATTTGGGAGTTCCAATTGACTTGGTGGGAAAGAAACATTCCAATTTTCATTTTATTGTGGATAAGGTTGCTGTTAAGATCTCAGCTTGGAACTCTTGCAACCTTTCTCAATCTCAGaaattagttttgattaactctGTTCTTCTTGCTATGGCTTCTCACGTCTTCAGCTGCATGGAGGTTCCATTGTCTATATCGTCAAAGTTAGATTCTATTATTACTAGATTCTTCTGGGCTGGGAGAGCAGGTTCAGGTTTTCATTGGGTTAATAGGAGAACTTTGCAGATTCCTCGAGGTCTTGGTGGTTTGGGAATCCGGAATGCTTCTTGCTTGAATAAAGCTTTACTTATGAGGCAGGTCTGGAGACTTAATAATAACCCTCTCTCGTTGTTAGCTGGAGTGGTGGATAGGAAATTTTTGAAACCTCTAAGGACCGGGATTAAAGCTTCTCTTATTGGCAGGCGTCTTTCTTGGGGTATGAGAGGGTTAGGTAGAGCTTCCAACCTGGTTCTTGAAGGGTGTAATTGGAAAGTGGGGAACGGAAAGTCAATTGTTGCAGGGAGGGATAAGTGGGTGAATGGAGGTACTCCAGTTTTCAGTTCTAATGTCACTCTTAGGCAAGCTAAGGATTGGAAAGTACACCATTTCTTGCTTCCTTCTGGGGAAGGCTGGAATTTAGCAGAGATCAATTCTAGGTTTGAATTCTTGGATGCTCGGAGAATTTTGAGTATGGAACTTCCTTCTTCTAATGCTGAGGATTTCCTTTATTGGAAATACCATATATCAGGTAAGCTTTCTGTTAAGTCTGCGTATGCCATGTTAGTTTTAGGAGATTCTAGTGACTATGGGTTGAATTCAGAGTCCGTTTTCTATAAATCCTTATGGTCAATGAAGATTCTTCCTAAGTGGAAAATGTTCTTTTGGAAGCTCCTTCATAATGGGATTGCTACTAAGGCTAATTTAGGGAGGAGGGGTGTTCAGCTGTCAATGGTGTGTGACGAGTGTAATGCAGGAGATGAGGATCTTCAGCATCTTTTTCGGTTTTGCAAGTTTGCTCAGGATGTTTGGAGGAGTGGTTCACTCGCTATCCATTCAAATTTCAATGAAGCCATGTCTTTCCAAGAATG GAATAATCGTGTTTTTAGAGGTCAATCTACTTCTTCTTCGGCAATGCATAATTGTATCAAGTCAGGTTTGgatcaaatttcaatattgcaccagCATCCGTCGCCTTATTTAAGGTTTTTCCATCCTCCTGAAGTGGATCCGATCTTTCCTCCGGGCTTTTCTAGGATTATCTTATCAGGGAGTGAAGATGGGAATCCCACTACTATAATTGTGTCTGATGGGTCTTGGTTTAAAAGCTCTAAGATTGCTGGTATGGGCTGGTATTTGGATAGGCAACAGGTTCCAAGTGATCGAATTTTAGGGGGTGCGCAGCCAGGTTTGACAAGTTCTGCTCTCCACTCTGAGGTTTTAGCTTGTTTATTAAGTCTGCGGTGGGCGTCTCAAGCCGGGTTTAATAGGGTCACAATTTTTACTGATTCTCTTCGTTTGGTCGATTTACTGAGATCGATGGAGATTGCGGATATTAACCTCATCTGGACACTTGCGGAAATCCAAAGAATTGGAAAGACCTTTCTATGGTGCTGTATTAACAAGGTTGATAGGCAGCGAGTTCATCAAGCGCACAAGCTTGCAAAGGCAGCTTCTACTTTAT CCTCGTACTCTGCCTCATTGTTTGAagctttgaatttgaattttatgGCGTATTCAAAGACATTGCCTTCTGGTGAAGTCATGATAATGCAAGCCTCAGACCCTGTTACTGCAGCAAAGCCATCTACTGAGATTTGCCATGTTCCTAGAG TACCAAAGCTGCTGCCACTGTCTTCCGGGAAGCATAGATTTATAATTGTAGCAGATCATTTACCTTTGGCCTGGCGATGGTCGGAAGACTTTTCAGGTGGTTCTTTACCTCCTCAAATGCCTTTTTCTGCTCTTCCCCCCCATCTGAATTCTTTATTCCCCTTCAGCAACTATAAGAAAGGAAGAGACTTTTCTGCGGATTTGCTGATGAACCTGGTTAGTGCTGCCATCTTTCCTGTTAACCTCTGGATGTCTCTCACGTTGTTGGGTTTTGTCAAGCTTCTATGGGTTGGCATCGATTCCCCTTTCACTAACTAG
- the LOC110799801 gene encoding uncharacterized protein, with the protein MGDERVKTEALKVINLFQVLPKLVVFDLDYTIWPFYCECRSKREMPSLYPHVKGILYALKDKGIDIAVASRSPTPDIAKTFLDKLGIHSMFVTQEIFSSWTHKTEHFQRIHRSTRIPYTDMLFFDDEDRNIKAINNMGATSILVENGVNQQAFQQGLMEFSQKSKASDKAGSSGKNKHK; encoded by the exons ATGGGAGACGAAAGGGTCAAAACAGAAGCATTGAAAGTTATAAATTTGTTCCAAGTTCTTCCCAAATTGGTTGTCTTTGATCTCGATTATACAATCTGGCCTTTTTACTG TGAATGCCGCTCCAAAAGAGAAATGCCATCATTGTATCCTCATGTAAAAGGCATACTGTATGCACTCAAGGACAAGGGTATTGATATTGCTGTTGCTTCTAGATCACCAACCCCGGACATAGCCAAGACGTTTCTTGACAAGTTAGGCATCCACTCAATGTTCGTTACTCAG GAAATATTTTCCAGTTGGACACACAAGACAGAACACTTTCAGAGAATTCATAGAAGCACACGGATTCCCTACACTGACATGCTTTTCTTTGACGATGAAGATAGGAACATTAAAGCG ATTAATAATATGGGTGCAACGAGCATTCTGGTTGAGAATGGGGTTAATCAGCAAGCATTTCAACAAGGTTTGATGGAGTTTTCTCAAAAATCCAAAGCTTCTGATAAAGCAGGTTCGTCTGGAAAGAACAAGCACAAGTGA